One Brassica napus cultivar Da-Ae chromosome C4, Da-Ae, whole genome shotgun sequence genomic region harbors:
- the LOC106349023 gene encoding LIM domain-containing protein PLIM2c-like produces MAFTGTLDKCKACDKTVYVMDLMTLEGMRYHKSCFRCSHCNGTLVISNYSSMDGVLYCKPHFEQLFKESGNFSKNFQSAGKTEKTNDVTRAPSKLSSFFSGTQDKCPACKKTVYPLEKITMEGESYHKTCFRCAHGGCPLTHSSYAALNGVLYCKVHFSQLFLEKGNYNHVLQAANNRRTPEEDKIEPNENEANPKEEEEETSDAVPEEHES; encoded by the exons ATGGCGTTTACAGGGACACTAGACAAATGCAAGGCGTGTGACAAGACTGTCTACGTTATGGATTTGATGACGTTGGAAGGAATGCGTTACCACAAGTCATGCTTCAGGTGCAGCCATTGCAATGGCACTCTCGTG ATTAGCAACTACTCATCCATGGATGGAGTTCTGTATTGCAAACCACATTTTGAACAGCTCTTCAAAGAATCTGGAAACTTCAGCAAAAATTTTCAGTCag CAGGAAAGACCGAGAAAACGAATGACGTG ACGAGGGCTCCAAGCAAGCTATCTTCCTTCTTTAGTGGAACACAAGACAAATGTCCAGCTTGTAAGAAAACTGTTTATCCTCTAGAGAAGATCACAATGGAAGGGGAATCTTACCACAAGACTTGCTTTAGATGTGCACACGGTGGCTGTCCATTAACACACTCTTCATACGCTGCTCTCAATGGTGTCCTTTACTGTAAGGTTCATTTCAGTCAGCTTTTCCTCGAGAAAGGTAACTACAATCATGTCCTCCAAGCTGCTAACAACCGACGCACACCTGAGGAAGACAAAATTGAACCCAACGAAAATGAAGCAAAccctaaagaagaagaagaagaaacttctGATGCAGTCCCTGAAGAACATGAGTCCTAA